TCCCCACTTACAGTGGCGGCCCCGCGCCGGATTCTCACCGGCTTCCCGGCCCGCATTCGCTGCGGGCATTGCACCCCGGGGCATAGCGGGATGTCAGGGACTCGAATACACCCGCCCGGGACGGGGCGTCAAGCGCGCATGGGCGCCGCGCCCGGCTCCCGAGAAATCACTTTTCGAGAAGCAGCGCCGCGAGTTCTTCGGGGCTCTCTACGAGGAATTTTGGCGAGGCACGCTCGAGCTCGGCGCGCGAGTGGCCGCCGTAGCTCACGGCCAGGGAGTGGGCCCCGGCAGCGTGGGCCATGTCGAGGTCGTAGGTCGTGTCGCCGACCATGAGCGTGCGCCCCGGCGCAACGCCCAGCTCGCCAAGAATCTTCTCCACCATGTCGGGAAAGGGTTTGCCGCGCGGCACCGTGTCGGTCGTCGCGACGGCGCTGAAGTAGCCCCCCAGGTCGAAGTGCTTGATCGAACGCTCGACGCCCTTGAGGCTCTTGCCGGTGGCGAGCGCCATCGGACGCCCGCGCGTCTGCAGCTCGGCGAGCAGCTCGGCAATTCCGGGAAAGAGCGTGATGCGCGCGTGGCCCACCTCCACCCAGCCGCTCCGGTAGGCCTGCACCGCGGGTCCTGGATCTCCCTGGAGCCCCAGATCGGCAAAGAGGCGCGCGAAGACCTCGTCGAGCGGCAGGCCTACCAGGCGGAAGATCGCCTCGGCCTCCGCCGCCGCGTAGCCGGTCGCCTCGAGCGCGTGGTTCACGGTGGCGACGATGCCTTCGCGGCTGTCGGCCAGGGTGCCATCGAAATCGAAGATGATCAGGTCATAGTCACGCACGGGAGTTTGCCCCTCCAGTCGGGGAAGGCATACTTATCCCAAAATCTCCGGCAAGGCACACCCCAGATGGCCCTCGATCATGACATTGAAGCAACGCTGCGGCGCGCGGGATACGTGCGCATCGCGGGCCTGGACGAAGCCGGGCGCGGCCCGCTGGCAGGGCCCGTGGTCGCCGCGGCCGTGATTTTTCCCGAAGGCCACGCCCCCATTGCCGGAATCGATGACTCCAAGAAGATCAAGGAAGCCCGGCGCGAGGAACTCTTCGAGCAAATCTGCGCGAGTGCGAGCTGGGCCATCGCCGAGGTGAGCGCCGCCGAGATCGACGAGATGAACATCCTGCGCGCTTCGCTGGAGGCCATGCGCCGCGCGATGGCGGAGATTTCTCCCGATTACCTGCTCATCGACGGCAATCAGCCCGTCCCCTGCGAGGTAAGGCAAGAGTCGCTCGTCAAAGGCGACTCACGCTGTTACTCCATCGCGGCCGCCTCCATTCTTGCCAAGGTCCACCGTGACCGGCTGCTCGTCGAACTCGATGCACAGTTTCCCCACTACGGCTTTGCCGGGCACAAGGGATATCCGACCAAAAGCCACCGCGAGGCCATCGCCCGCCACGGCCCCTGCCCCGAGCACCGGCGCACTTTTCGCGGCGTGAAGGAATTTCTCTAGTGCTCTTCTCGCGAAAGCAGAGCGGCGATGCCGCCGAAGAGGCGGCCGAGAAGGCTCTCAAGAAACGTGGCTGCCGCACAATTGCGCGCAACTACAGCTCGCGCGAAGGAGAGATCGACCTCATCATGCGCGAGGGGCAAACCCTCGTCTTCGTCGAAGTGCGTGCCAAGCGCTCCGAGAAGTTCGGCAGCCCCGCCGAGTCCGTCACGCAGGCCAAGCAACGGCGCATCACCCGCACGGCCGAGCACTACCTGGCCAATGAGGGCGCAAAATATCGCCAGTGCCCGCTGCGCTTCGATGTGGTGAGCATCCGCCTGGATGAGGCCGGCAAACCGGTCGAGATCGAACACATTCCCGATGCTTTCGGTGCGCCCGGCGGCGGCTGGTAAAAGAAAAGCCCGCCGGTTGGCGGGCCTCTTTATCACTCCAGATATGGTTTACGGCGCGGGCGGCCCTTCGAGGTTGATCAGCACGCGCACGCGGCTGAAGCTCGCTGGCGGCTCGAGTTCCACGGGGAG
This is a stretch of genomic DNA from Chrysiogenia bacterium. It encodes these proteins:
- a CDS encoding YraN family protein, giving the protein MLFSRKQSGDAAEEAAEKALKKRGCRTIARNYSSREGEIDLIMREGQTLVFVEVRAKRSEKFGSPAESVTQAKQRRITRTAEHYLANEGAKYRQCPLRFDVVSIRLDEAGKPVEIEHIPDAFGAPGGGW
- a CDS encoding HAD-IA family hydrolase codes for the protein MRDYDLIIFDFDGTLADSREGIVATVNHALEATGYAAAEAEAIFRLVGLPLDEVFARLFADLGLQGDPGPAVQAYRSGWVEVGHARITLFPGIAELLAELQTRGRPMALATGKSLKGVERSIKHFDLGGYFSAVATTDTVPRGKPFPDMVEKILGELGVAPGRTLMVGDTTYDLDMAHAAGAHSLAVSYGGHSRAELERASPKFLVESPEELAALLLEK
- a CDS encoding ribonuclease HII, whose translation is MALDHDIEATLRRAGYVRIAGLDEAGRGPLAGPVVAAAVIFPEGHAPIAGIDDSKKIKEARREELFEQICASASWAIAEVSAAEIDEMNILRASLEAMRRAMAEISPDYLLIDGNQPVPCEVRQESLVKGDSRCYSIAAASILAKVHRDRLLVELDAQFPHYGFAGHKGYPTKSHREAIARHGPCPEHRRTFRGVKEFL